From Paenarthrobacter sp. A20:
CGCGCATTGCGGCAGTGGCGGCGTCGCGCTGTTTCTGGAAGAAGAGGTAGCTGATGGCGAAAGCGATCAGCCCGGCGAAGATCACCGCCAGGATCCAACCGACCCCTAAAAAGGCGAAGAGCACGAACAACGGCACGAACAGCGCCAGACGGATGAGGGAATACTTCAGGAAAGCCACCATCCAAGTTTAGCCGCGATGGTTGCACTCTGATCACGGCAGGGATCGGGCGCCCAGCGGAGGGCTTCCGGCGACTAGACTTGGTGCATGCTCCGCGTTGTAGGCGTCGTCGTCGTCCTTGTCATCTTCGTCTATGCCCTGGTGGATGTCATCCGCACGGACGGCCACCAGACGCGCGGTATTTCCAAACCCGCCTGGATCATCGTCATGATCGTCCTGCCGCTGCTCGGCGCGGTGCTCTGGTTCATCTTCGGCCGGCCCTACGGCAAGCCGACCGCAAAGCCCGTCCGCCGTCAGCCCACCGCCCCGGATGATGACCCCGAATTTCTCCGGAACCTGGAAACCCGCCGCCGCAACCAGGCCGAAGATGATCGCCTGAAGAAGCTCAAGGCCGACCTCGAAGCCAAGGAACGCAAGCTCGGCGACAAGCCCTCCGATGGCTCCGGTGAGGCAACAGGCAACGGTTTCAAACCCGGCGATGCCAAGCGCAGCGAGCCGGATCCCCATGATACCGACGAGCTGAAGTAGGCAAACATGGCCCAGCAAGCTGATGGTTCACGGCAGTCACCTTCCACCTCACCATCAGCCAGCGGGCCAACGGCATCCCCGGCGCCGCCGCCGCGTCCCGGCATTTCCTTGTCCACACCGCCGCCCATTGCCGCGGTCATCAAGCCTCCAGGCCCCGCACGCGCCTCCCGGTCATTGTGGCTGGCAAGTTTCGTGGCCGGCATCGCCGTGGTGGTCACCGGCTTCCTCGGCCGTGACGCACAGTTTGACCGCCTGAAAAGCGTCATCGAGGGCATGGTTCCCGACGGCGACGCGCAGGCTGTCGAGGGGGCCACCGCCGTCGTATTTCTCGGAAGCCTCGCCATGATCGCCCTGGTGGTGGCCATGGAAGCGGTCCTGCTTGCCGTTCTCTTCAGACGCCGTATCTGGGCCCGTTGGACGCTGGCGCCCCTGGTCCTCCTGCACGCCGTGGTCACGGTGATCACCGCCGACTTTGTGGTGGCTCCCGGAGCTGACGGTGCCTTGACCACAGCCCTGTTGGCGGCCCAATTCATCCTTGCCGCTGCAGGCCTGATCCTGCTGTTTTTCCCGTCAACCACCACGTGGCTTCTGAGCGAACGGGTCAGCGAACGGGTCAGCGAACGGCGGGCATAGAGGCCAGCATTCCCTCGCAGCTGCGCAGGACAACACGGCACGCGTCCAGCGCGCGGGGCTCGGTCAGCGGATTCTCCGCGATCAGCCGCCAACGGTTCAATCCGTCACGGGCGGCCCCGCTGATGTGCTCGGGGTCCGTTCCCGGATCCAGGCCCAACCTCAGGGCGGGCATGCTCCCTCGTCCACCCACCAGGCGCTCGGCTTCGGCTTCCAGTTCCTTGTCCAATCCAACGCCATCGGTGCGCAAGGCTGCCAGGAGCTTCAACTCCCGGAACTCGTGGGCTCCCGTCATAAGCCTCTCCAACCCGGCTTCCAGCGGTGCTATACGGTCCTTGGGCGAGCAGCGCAGCAATGATTCCAAACCGACGACGGCGGCACGGGCCTTAAGTGCTTCGGCGCGCGTCTGGAAAAGATGGCCGATGGTGTCGAGCAATTGGCCAAGGCCGCTGCGGCGGGCAAGCTCGTGGGCCAACTCCGTAGGGTCCGTGGTTCCGCCCCGGATCAGGGCAACGCCCAAGCGGATTCCGA
This genomic window contains:
- a CDS encoding DUF4229 domain-containing protein, whose amino-acid sequence is MVAFLKYSLIRLALFVPLFVLFAFLGVGWILAVIFAGLIAFAISYLFFQKQRDAATAAMRERFSGRAKPIRTAGEVEDAAAEDGLVEQNPDIAVNNDKRPGSV
- a CDS encoding PLD nuclease N-terminal domain-containing protein; the encoded protein is MLRVVGVVVVLVIFVYALVDVIRTDGHQTRGISKPAWIIVMIVLPLLGAVLWFIFGRPYGKPTAKPVRRQPTAPDDDPEFLRNLETRRRNQAEDDRLKKLKADLEAKERKLGDKPSDGSGEATGNGFKPGDAKRSEPDPHDTDELK